From Segatella copri, the proteins below share one genomic window:
- a CDS encoding DUF7841 family protein, whose amino-acid sequence MGKCRMPLDAYDMKPEGMIAYLRYNGWHFNKKACEWAVSQMRKYNPVTKKDEEVDYMDKEKVESILTKQGVTLENNVGYDHVYVANMVKADFYKSSIEDEAHMALFVKDMVDDTDQKDGFIFNRFYADCNHNGIGIPWDDIL is encoded by the coding sequence ATGGGAAAATGTAGAATGCCTTTGGATGCTTACGATATGAAGCCAGAAGGAATGATAGCATATCTGAGATATAATGGCTGGCACTTCAACAAGAAGGCTTGCGAATGGGCAGTCAGTCAGATGAGAAAATACAACCCAGTCACCAAAAAGGATGAGGAGGTTGACTATATGGATAAGGAGAAGGTTGAATCCATCCTTACCAAGCAGGGAGTGACACTTGAAAATAATGTAGGCTATGATCATGTCTATGTGGCAAACATGGTTAAGGCTGATTTCTATAAGTCTTCCATCGAGGACGAAGCTCACATGGCTTTGTTCGTGAAAGATATGGTTGATGATACCGATCAGAAGGATGGCTTCATCTTTAACAGATTCTATGCCGATTGCAACCATAATGGCATCGGCATTCCATGGGATGATATTTTATGA